Below is a genomic region from Pseudomonadota bacterium.
GCGTCCGCTTCGTGGCGACGCTGGCCGCCGCCTGGGTCCGCCTCAAGCGGACGGCGCCGGCCGAGCGCCGCATCGCCGTGGTGCTCGCCAACTACCCCAACCGCGATGCCCGCATCGGCAACGGCGTCGGACTCGATACGCCGCAATCGACCACGGTGGTGCTGGCCGCCCTCGAGGACGCCGGCTACCGCGTCCAGCGCCGGCCCGCCGACGGCAGGGCGCTGATCGAGCGGTTGCTGGCCGGGCCGACCAATGCGGCCGGCTCGGCTCAAAGGCCGGCGGCGATCATGCTGCCGCTCAAACGTTACCTCGCGTTTCTGCAGGGTCTGACGCCCGAGCTCAAGCGCGCGGTCTTGGATCGCTGGGGGGCGCCCGAAGCCGATCCGTTCTTCCGCAAGACCGGCTTCGCCCTGCCGATTTTGGATCTCGGCAACGTCGTCGTCGGCGTGCAGCCGGCGCGCGGCTACAACATCGATCCTGCCGGCAGCTACCACGATCCGGCCCTGGTGCCGCCCCATGGCTATCTCGCCTTCTATGCCTGGCTGCGTCACAGCTTCGATGCGCATGCGCTGGTGCATCTGGGCAAGCACGGAAACCTCGAATGGCTGCCGGGCAAATCGGTGGCGCTTTCCGGCTCCTGCTGGCCGGAAGCGGCGCTTGGCGCGCTGCCGCATCTCTATCCCTTCATCGTCAATGATCCGGGCGAGGGGACGCAAGCCAAGCGCCGCGCCCAGGCGGTCATCATCGATCATCTGACGCCGCCCTTGACCCGGGCCGGCAGCTACGGCGCCTTGGCCGAGCTCGAGGGCCTCATCGACGAGTACTACGAAGCCGCTTCCCTCGATCCCCGGCGTCTGCAGCCGCTGTCGCGCCAGATCCGCGATCTCAGCCAGCAAAGCGGCCTCGCCGGCGATTGCGGCATCGCCGCCACCATGCCCGAGGCCGAGGCTTTGCAGCTTCTCGATCGCCATCTCTGCGAGCTGAAGGAGCTGCAGATCCGCGACGGCCTGCATGTCTTCGGCCGCGCGCCCGAGGGCGGGCTCCTGAGCAATCTCCTGGTGGCGCTGGCGCGAGCACCGCGAGGGTCGGGAGCGGGCGATGCCTCGCTGATCCGCGCGCTCGCCGAGGATCTCGCCCTCGGCTTCGATCCACTGGCCGCCGATCTCAGCCTCGCCTGGACGGGGCCGCATCCGGCCTGCCTCGACGACGGCGGCCCCTGGCGGATCGCGGGCGATACGGTCGAGCGTCTGGAGCATCTGGCCCATGAGCTTGTCGTCGGACGGTCTACACCCGCCGCCGACTGGCAACGGACCCGCGCCGTGCTGGCGACGGTCGAGACCGTGCTTCGCCCGGCGGTCATGCGCTCGGGCGCCGCCGAGCTCGAAGGGCTGCTGCGCGGTCTCGACGGCGGCTTCGTGCCGCCGGGACCCTCGGGTGCCCCCACCCGCGGCCGCCCGGAGGTGCTGCCCACCGGCCGCAACTTCTATTCCGTCGACACCCGCGCGGTGCCGACTCCGGCGGCGTGGCTCTTGGGCTGGAAGTCGGCGAGTCTTCTGCTCGAGCGCCACGCCCAGGAGCATGGCTCCTATCCCAAGCGCGTCGCCCTTTCGGCCTGGGGCACCGCCAATATGCGCACCGGCGGCGATGACATCGCGCAGGCCCTCGCGCTCATCGGCGCGCGTCCGACCTGGGATCAGGCCTCGCGGCGGGTGACCGGATTCGAGATCCTGCCGGTTGGCGTTCTCGGCCGGCCGCGCGTCGATGTGACCTTGCGCGTCTCCGGTCTGTTTCGCGACGCCTTCCCCGGCCTCATCGATCTCGTCGACTCCGCCGTCCGCGCCGTCGCGGCACTTACCGAACCGGAATCCGACAATCCGCTGGCCCGGCAAGTCGCCGAGGACGAAGTGCGGCTGGCGGAAGGCGGCCTCACGCGGGAGGAGGCGCGCCGGCGGGCGAGCTGGCGGGTGTTCGGCTCGATGCCGGGAGCCTACGGCGCCGGGCTGCAGGCGCTGATCGACGAGGGCGGCTGGCAGACGCAAGGCGATCTGGCCGAGAGCTACCTCGCCTGGGGCGGCTGGGCCTATGGCGCCGGTGCGGGCGGGATCGCCGCCCGCGACCGCTTCGAGGCGCGGCTCGCCCAGGTGGACGCGGTCCTGCACAACCAGGACAACCGTGAGCATGATCTCCTGGACAGCGACGACTATTACCAGTTCGAAGGCGGGCTCGCCGCCGCCGTCACCCATCTCGCCGGCCGGCGGCCGGCGATCTACCACAACGATCACGCCCGGCCGGAGACGCCGCAGATTCGCACCCTCGAGGAAGAGATCGCCCGCATCGTCCGCGGCCGTGCGGTCAATCCGAAGTGGATCGAGGGCGTGATGCGCCACGGCTACAAGGGCGCAGCCGAGATCGCGGCCACGGTCGACTACCTCTTCGCCTTCGCCGCCACCACCGGCGCGGTGCGGCCGCACCACTTCGATCTCGTCTACGAGGCCTACCTCGCCGACGATAAGGTTCGCTCTTTCCTTGCTCTGGCCAATCCCGATGCGCTCGCCGACATCGCCTCGCGGCTGGCCGAGGCGGAGGCGCGCGGCCTCTGGCGTCCCCGCGGCAACCGCGTGCATGTCGAGCTAGGCGAGCTTACGCGGGGGCCGCGGGATCGGGCCGGGGAAGTGGCGGCATGAACGCCGAGGAAGAGGCCGAGCTCAATCGCCGCCACGCCTTCAAGATGGCCAAGCGCAAGGCGTTTCGGGAGAAACTGCTGGCGACCAAGACCGAGGAGCGCGGCCTCGTCATCGTCCATACCGGCAAGGGCAAGGGCAAATCGACTGCGGCCTTCGGCCTGGTTATGCGCGCCTTGGGCCACGGCATGCGGGTGGGGGTGGTGCAGTTCGTCAAGGGTGCGTGGAGCACCGGGGAGCGCCTGGTGCTCGAGCGCTTCCCGGATCTGGTGAGTCTCCGCACGATGGGCGAAGGCTTCACCTGGGAAACCCAGGACCGGGCCCGCGACATCGCCGCGGCGGAGAGCGCCTGGGCGGCGGCGAAGACGATGATCGCCGATCCGAGCTATCGTCTGATCGTGCTGGACGAGCTCAACATCGTGCTCCGCTACGACTATCTGCCGCTGGCCGACGTGCTGGCGACGCTGCGGACCAAGCCGCCGGGCTTGCACGTGGTGATCACCGGGCGCAACGCCAAACCCGCGCTGGTTGAACTCGCCGATCTGGTTACTGAAATGACCCTCATCAAGCATCCGTTCCAAGCCGGCGTGAAGGCACAGCCGGGGATCGAATTCTAGAGAAGGAGAAGACCGATGATACGTCTTGTGACCCTCCTCGTTGCGTTGGTTCTCGGCGCCTCGCCCGCGCGAGCGATCAACGACGCGGAGCTGCTGGTCGACAAGGCCAAGGGCGCCGTCGAAGCCGTCTTGAGCGAACCGAACTACAGCTCGGTGCGCGAGCGCGTGCAGAACGCCTGGGGCGTGCTGATCATACCGCAGCTGGTCAAGGCCGGCTTCTTCCTCGGCGGCGAAGGCGGCATGGGCGTGCTCTTGGCGCAAAATCCCCGCGGCACCTGGTCGAGCCCGGCCTTCTACACGGTTGCCGCCGGCTCGATCGGCTTGCAGTTCGGCGTGCAGTCGCAGGAGATGCTGTTCGTGGTGGTGACTGAGAAGGGGATGAATTCTCTGCTCTCGACTCAGGTCAAGCTCGGTGGCGACGTCAGCATCGCTGTCGGCCCGATGGGTGCCGGCCTTGCGGCTTCGACCGTCGGCAGCCCCGGCGCCGACATCCTGGCTTACGCGAAGTCGGTCGGTCTCTTTGGCGGGGCTTCGCTCGAAGGCGCGGTGATCAAACCCTCGGAAAGCTACAACGAGATGTATTACGGGCAGAAGGTGAGCCCGCGGGAGATCCTGATCGATCGCCGGGTGCACAATCCCCAAGCCGACAGTCTCAAGACCGCGCTTGGACCGAAATAACCGCATCGGGCGCCGGCGCGGCCGCGTGCCGGCGCTGATGATCCAGGGCACCGGCTCGGACATCGGCAAGTCGCTGCTGGTGGCGGGCTTGGCGCGCGCCTATACGCGAATGGGCTTGAGCGTGCGCCCGTTCAAGCCGCAGAACATGTCGAACAATGCCGCGGTGACGGCCGAAGGCGGCGAGATCGGCCGCGCCCAGGCGCTCCAGGCCAGGGCCTGCGGCGTCAAGCCGGTGGCCGACATGAATCCCGTTTTGCTGAAGCCGGAAAGCGAGCGGGGCGCGCAAGTGGTCGTGCAGGGCCGGGTCGCCGGCCGCGCCAGCGCCTTGGATTATCACCAGCTGAAGCCGAGCCTGATGCCGCGCGTGCTCGAGAGCTTCGGCCGACTCGCCGCCGAGGCGGATCTGGTCCTGGTCGAAGGCGCGGGCAGCCCGGCGGAAGTCAATCTGAGAGAAGCCGACATCGCCAATATGGGCTTCGCCGAAGCCGCCGATCTGCCGGTCCTCCTGGTGGCCGACATCGATCGCGGCGGCGCGATCGCCAGCCTCGTCGGCACCCATGCGCTCTTGTCGGCCTCGGAGCGCTACCGCCTCAAGGGCTACCTCATCAACAAGTTTCGCGGCGATCCCGCCCTCTTCGAGCCGGCGCTCGCCATCATCGCCGAGCGCATCGGACTTTCCTGCCTCGGCATCGTGCCTTGGTTCGCCGAGGCCGGGCTGCTTCCGGCCGAGGATGCGATGGCGCTCGAGCGCCCTCTTGCTCCCGCCGTCGCGCGGCCGATCAAGGTCGCGGTGCCGCGGCTGGCGCGCATCGCCAATTTCGACGATCTCGATCCGCTCCGCGGCGAGACGGACGTTTCGGTCGAGATCGTGCCGCCGGGCAAGCCCTTGCCGGAGGATGCCACGCTGGTGCTGCTGCCCGGCAGCAAGGCGACCCTCGCCGATCTTCGCCAGCTTCGCGCCGAAGGCTGGGACATCGACATCCTGGCGCATCATCGCCGCGGCGGCCGCATCCTTGGCCTCTGCGCGGGCTACCAGATGCTGGGACGGAGCGTCTCCGATCCCGACGGCATCGAGGGGAGTGCGGGCACCGTGGCCGGGCTCGGTCTCTTGGATGTCGAGACGGTGCTCACGTCCGAGAAGACCTTGGTCGAAACCAGGGGCCGCCATCTCGCGACCGGGACTTGGGTCGCCGGCTATGAGATGCATCTCGGCCGGACCGAGGGGCCGGGTCGGCAGCGCCCTGCCCTCATGCTGGGCGATCGGCCGGAGGGTGCCTGCTCGGACGATGGCCTCATCGAAGGCTGCTATCTCCACGGCATCTTCGCCGCCGACGCGTTCCGCCAGGCTTTCCTCGCGCGCCTCCGCAACGGGCGCCTTCAGGGCGAAGCCTATGAGGCGCGCATCGAGTCCATCCTCGACCACCTGGCCGATCATCTCGCGGCCTCGATCGATCTCGCCCGCGTGCTGGAGATCGCCCGTGCGCGCTAAAGCGCTAGTCCAGGTACAAGGCGGCCGTCAGCAGGGCCGCGACCAGGCCCGCATCGATCAGGCAGGCGATGACATAGAGGTTGAGCGCCCGGCGAATGTCCTGATGGGTGGCGCGCGCCCGACCGCCGCCGATCCAAGGATCGTTCACCACCAGCTCCGGATAGCGTCTGGGCCCGGCAAGCGCCAACCCGAGCGCGCCCGCCATCGCCGCTTCCGGCCATCCGGCATTGACCGAGCGGTGGCTGCCGGCGTCGCGCCCCATGGTGGCGAGCGCCGCCAGCGGTCTGGCGCCGGGAGCGAAGAGGGCGGCCGAGGCGATGATCAGGCCGGACAGCCTCGCCGGCACGAGGTTGAGCGCGTCATCCAGGCGCGCGGCCGCCTTGCCGAAATGCTCGTAGCGGGGCGAGCGGTGGCCGATCATGCTGTCCAGCGTGTTTGCGGTCTTGTAGAGGAAGAGGCCGGGAAGCCCGAAGACCGCCGTCCACAAGACCGGCGCCACCACGCCGTCGGAGAAATTCTCGGCCAAGGATTCGATCGCCGCCCGCGCCACCCCGTGCTCGTCCAGCTGGTTCGGATCGCGGCCGACGATGCGCGATACCTGGATCCGCGCCGCCGCCAACCCATCCTCGGCAAGCGCCCGGCGTACCGCTTCGACATGGTCGTAGAGGCTGCGCTGGGCCACCAGCGTCACCATCAGGAAGAGGGCGACGATGAGGCCGAGCTTGCTGCGGGTAGAGAGCCATTGCAGCCCCAGGCCGAGGGCGACGGCCGCACCGGTCAGGATCGCCGCCGTCGCCACGCCGCGCCAGAAGCGGTCGCGCTCGCCCCGTGTGATGCGGTTGAGGCGCCGGTCGAACCAGCCGATGGTATTGCCGATCAGCACCACCGGATGCGGGACATAGCGGAAGAGGAAGGGCAGCTCGCCCACATAGGCATCGATCGCCAGCGCGAGCAGGAGGAGGCCCAGAATTTCGACCCCGTGCCCGCCGATGCCGATCATGGATGGACCATGCCCGGCCCGATCTTGGACGTCAACGAAATGACCCATCCGACAATCAAAGCGAAAGAAAGACCGTGACCATGGATGAGACCGCCGTTTTCGTTTGCGGCCATGGCAGCCGCGATCCCGATGCGATCCGAGAGTTCGAGCTGGTCGCCAAGGGCATTCGTCAGCGCCTGCCGCATTACGACGTCGAAACCGGATATCTCGAATTCGCGCGGCCGATCATCCATGAAGGCTTGAAGAAGCTGGTGGACCGCGGCGCCAAGCACATCCTGGCCCTGCCCGGCATGCTGTTCGCGGCTGCCCATGTCAAGAACGACCTCCCCTGGGAATTGAACAGCTTCGTCGCCGCCAATCCCGGCATCCGCATCGCCTTCGGGCGCGAGCTGGCGATCGAGCCGAAATTGCTGCGGGCATCGGCCGAGCGCATCGCTGCTTCCATCGCCGGTGCCAAAGGTGCCGTCTCGCTTCAGGACAGCCTGCTGGTCGTAGTCGGCAGAGGCACCAACGACCCCGATGCGAACTCCAACGTCGCCAAGGTCACGCGCATGCTGTGGGAAGGCATGGGCTTCGGCTGGGCCGAGACCGCCTATTCCGGCGTGGCGCATCCGCGCGTCGATGAAGCGCTCGAACGGGCGGTGCGCTTGGGCTTTCGCCGCATCATCGTCTTTCCCTACTTCCTGTTCACCGGCATCCTGGTCAAGCGCATCTACTCCCAGACCGACGCGGTGGCCGAGCGCCATCCCGAGATCGAGTTCGTGAAGGCGGGCTATCTCAAGGATCACGCGTTGGTGCTGGACAGCTTCGCCGACCGGGTCGAAGAGATCCTCGCCGGCGACAACCGCATGAACTGCCAGCTCTGCAAATACCGCGAGCAGCTCGTCGGCTACGAGGCCGAGCTGGGCGCCCGCCAGGAAGGCCATCACCACCATGTGCGTGGGCTCGGCACCGATGCCGAGCCCGGCCACGCGCTCCATCGCCATGGCAACGGCCATGGTCATCATCATGGCGATGGATATGATCACCATCATCACCATCACCACGGGCCGAACGACAAGGCGCGCTGATGCGGATGCGTACGAGACCCCCCTCCCTATCCCTCCCCCTCAAGGGGGGAGGGGATAAGAATGAGCACGAACATCCTTCCCCCTCCCCCCTTGAGGGGGAGGGTCGGGGAGGGGGGTGCCGGCGAGCGGACTATCTTCGCGACCCCGATGAGATCATGCGGCGGTCTTTCGCCATCCTGCGCCAGGAAACGGATGTCTCGAAGCTCGCGCCCGATCTGGCCGAGGTGGCGCTTCGCCTGGTGCACGCCTCGGGCATGCCCGACATCGTCGCCGATCTTCGGGCCAGTCCCGATGCGGCAAGGCGCGGCCGCGAGGCCTTGGCCGCCGGCCGGCCGATCCTCTGCGATGCGGAGATGACGGCGGCGGGCGTCACCCGCAGGCACCTCCCTGCTGGCAATCGCGTGGTAGTGAGCTTGGGCGACCTCCATGTGCCGGAGCTGGCCCAGCGCCACCGCACCACGCGATCGGCGGCCGCCGTGGAGCTTTGGCGCCCCTACCTGGCGGGATCCGTGGTCGCCATCGGCAACGCGCCGACGGCGCTGTTTCATCTGCTCGAAATGCTCGCGGACGGCGCGCCGCCGCCGGCGCTGATCCTGGGTTTCCCCGTCGGTTTCGTCGGCGCGGCGGAGAGCAAGGCGGCGCTGGCTGAGAATACTAGCGGGCTCGGCTTCATCACTCTCCTCGGGCGCCGCGGCGGCAGTGCGATGGCGGCGGCGGCGGTGAATGCGCTGGCGCTAGGCGCCAAGGCGGCGTCATGACGCCCTGGCTCTCCGTGGTCGGCATCGGCGAGGATGGGCTCGACGGCTTGAGCCCGTCGGCCCGCGCGCTGGTGGGCTCCGCCGAAGTGCTGGTGGGCGGCGAGCGTCATCTGGCGCTGGTACCCGGGATCGGTATCGAGCGGCTGACCTGGCAGCGCCCGCTCTCCGGCACCGTGGAGGCGATCAAGGCGCGCGCCGGCAAGCGCGTCACCGTGCTCGCCTCCGGAGATCCGCTTTGCTACGGCATCGGGGTCACGCTTGCCCGGCATTTCGACGCCGCCGACATGGTGATGATCCCGGCACCGGGGGCGGTCAGTCTCGCCGCCGCGCGGCTCAGCTGGCCGATCGCCGAGATCGACGTGGTCACGCTGCACGGTAGGCCGCTCTCCTTGCTTGCGGCCTGGCTCCGCCCGGGAGCCCGCCTGATTGCGCTCAGCGAAGATGGCGGCACGCCTGAAGCGGTCGCGCGCTTTCTGGCCGAGCACGGCTTTGGGCCCAGCACCATCACCGTGTTGGAGCATTTAGGCGGGCCGAAGGAGCGGCGCCTGGAGGCGAGTGCCGCCGATTGGCGCCATGGTGACATTGCCGATCTCAACACCATTGCCATCGACTGCCGCGCGGCACCCGGTGCCGCCTGGCTGCCGCGCGTCCCTGGCCTTCCCGACGAAGCCTATGCCCATGACGGCCAGCTCACCAAGCGCGAGGTGCGCGCGGCGACGCTCGCCCTCTTGGCGCCGCGGCCTCGCGGCCTGCTCTGGGACGTTGGTGCCGGCGCTGGCTCGATTGCGATCGAATGGCTCCGAGCGGAGCCCACCGCGGAAGCGATCGCCATCGAGCGGGATCGTGAGCGTGCTAGCCGCATCGCTCAGAATGCGAGCGCGCTCGGCGTGCCGCGGCTGAGGGTCGTCGAGGGCACGGCGCCGGGGGCGCTCGCCGGTCTGGCCGCACCGGATGCGGTCTTCCTCGGCGGCGGGCTCGCCGAAGAGGGGCTGATCGAGGCGTGCTGGGCCGCCCTCAATCCGGGCGGCACTCTCGTCGCCAATGCGGTGACGGTCGAGGGCGAGGCAGTGCTCTTCCGCCACCACGCGCTCCGCGGCGGCGGGCTCAGCCGCATCGCGATCGCCCGTGCCGAGCCGGTCGGCGGCTTTTCCGGCTGGCGGCCGCTGATGCCGGTCACCCAATGGGTGGCCTCGAAGCGGTGAGCGGCCGGGTCTATGGCATTGGGATCGGTCCCGGCGACCCCGATCTCATCACCGTGAAGGCGCTGAAGCGATTGCAGGCCGCAGCGGTGATCGTCTATCCCGCCCTCGAGGATGGCGACAGCCTGGCGCGCGCCATCGTGGCCTGCCATCTCCCCGGCGGCCAGCGCGAGATCGTCATCCGCGTGCCGATGCTGGCGGAGCGCTTTCCTGCCCAGGAGGTCTACGACCATGCCGCCCTGGAGATCGGCCGCGAGCTGGAAGCCGGATGCGACGTCGCCGTGCTCTGCCAGGGCGATCCGTTCTTCTACGGCTCTTTCATGTATCTCTTCGGCCGGCTCGCCCAGCGCTTCCCGGTCGAAGTGATCCCCGGCGTCTCCTCGCTGACTGCGTCGGCTGCCGTGCTGGGGGCACCCTTGGCGGCGCGCAACGACGTGCTGACCGTCATCCCGGCGCCGCTGCCGGAGGCGGAGCTCGAGCGCCGCCTCGCCGCGACCGACGCTGCGGCGATCATCAAGGTCGGACGGCATCTGGAGAAGGTGCGTCGGGTCCTGTCGCGGCTGGGGCTGATCGACCGCTGCCGCTATGTCGAGCACGCCACCATGCAAAACCAGCGCATCCTCGCTCTTGGCGATGTGACGGTGGGCGAAGCGCCGTATTTTTCCATGGTGCTGGTGCATGCGCGGGGCGAAGCGTGGCGATGACGCCTCCCGGTCGGGCCGTCGCGCTCGTGGCGCTCAGCGCCGCCGGCGGCATCCTCGCGCGCCGGTTGCAGCTGGTCTTGCCGGGAAGCCGCGTGCATGGACTTGCCGGCCGCATCCTATCGGCCGATGCCAGCTTCGCCGATGTCGGCGCGCATCTGCGCCACCTCTTCGCCGAAGGCACGCCGATCGTCGGCTGCTGCGCGGCCGGCATCCTCATTCGTGCGCTGGCACCCTTGCTCAAGGACAAGTCCGCGGAACCGCCGGTGGTCGCGGTCGCCGAGGATGGGAGTGCGGTCGTGCCGCTTCTGGGCGGCCATCACGGCGCCAACGGGCTCGCGCGCCGCATCGCCGATGCGCTCGGAATCGAACCGGCGATCACCACCGCGGGTGAGCTCGGCCTCGGCCTCGCCCTCGAGGATCCGCCGCCGGGCTGGCGCATCGAAGATGCAAAGGGCGTGAAGACGGTCGCTGCGGCACTTCTCGCGGGCGAACCGGTGGAGCTCCACGTCGAGGCGGGCGATGCCGGCTGGCTCACCGATGCCGCCGTTTCTTTTGCGGGCGGCAGCGCCGCGGCGGCAATGCCGCTTTCGATCCGGGTCAGCGACCGGGCCAGCGCCACCGCGAGCCTCGTGCTGCGCCCGCCGAGCCTGGCACTCGGTGTCGGCTGCGAGCGCGATGCTTCTCCCGATGAGCTGGCGCGCCTGGTGGAGACGAGTTTGACGGCGGCGGATCTGGCCTCCGCCTCAATCGCCTGCGTCGCCTCGATTGAGCTCAAGGCGGACGAGCCTGCCGTGCTGGAGCTGGCGCGGCACCTCGGCGTGCCGGCCCGCTTCTTCACCGCCCTCGAGCTGGAAGCGATGACCCCGCGCCTTGTCAATCCATCCGAAGTGGTGTTTCGCGAGACCGGCTGCCATGGCGTGGCCGAAGGTGCAGCACTCGCCGCCGCCGGCGCGGGCGCCGCCCTCCTCGTCGAGAAGACCAAGTCCGAGCGCTGCACCATGGCGCTGGCCCGGGCTGCCGGCGACATCCAAGCCGGTGCGGTCGGGCGCAAGCGGGGTGAGCTCGCCATCGTCGGGATCGGCCCGGGGAGCGAGGCCTGGCGCTCGCCGGAGGTGGCCGAAGCGCTGGCCGCCGCCGAGGCGCTGGTCGGCTATGGCCTCTATCTCGATCTACTCGGGCCCATGGCCGCCGGTCGGCCGCACTATCGCAGTGCCCTTGGCGCCGAGAGCGAGCGGGCGCGCCAAGCGCTGGATCTGGCCGCCGCCGGCTCCCGCGTGGCGCTGGTGTCTTCCGGCGATGCCGGCATCTATGGCTTGGCCGCTCTCGTCTTCGAGCTTCTGGATCAGGAGAACCGGCCGGAGTGGAACCGCATCGCGGTCAGGGTGATGCCGGGCATCTCCGCTTTGCAGGCGGCCGCCGCGCGGGTGGGGGCACCACTCGGCCATGATTTCGCCGCCGTCTCGCTCTCCGACCTGATGACGCCCTGGCCCGCCATCGAGCGCCGGCTGGCGGCGGCAGCGTCCGGCGACTTCGTGCTGGCCCTCTACAATCCGCGCTCGGAGCGGCGCCGGCACCAGCTCGATCGCGCCCGCGACATTCTCTTGGCGCACCGCGCTCCCGACACGCCGGTGGTGCTGGCGCGCAATCTCGGGCGCGCGGG
It encodes:
- the cobO gene encoding cob(I)yrinic acid a,c-diamide adenosyltransferase; this translates as MNAEEEAELNRRHAFKMAKRKAFREKLLATKTEERGLVIVHTGKGKGKSTAAFGLVMRALGHGMRVGVVQFVKGAWSTGERLVLERFPDLVSLRTMGEGFTWETQDRARDIAAAESAWAAAKTMIADPSYRLIVLDELNIVLRYDYLPLADVLATLRTKPPGLHVVITGRNAKPALVELADLVTEMTLIKHPFQAGVKAQPGIEF
- the cobD gene encoding cobalamin biosynthesis protein CobD produces the protein MIGIGGHGVEILGLLLLALAIDAYVGELPFLFRYVPHPVVLIGNTIGWFDRRLNRITRGERDRFWRGVATAAILTGAAVALGLGLQWLSTRSKLGLIVALFLMVTLVAQRSLYDHVEAVRRALAEDGLAAARIQVSRIVGRDPNQLDEHGVARAAIESLAENFSDGVVAPVLWTAVFGLPGLFLYKTANTLDSMIGHRSPRYEHFGKAAARLDDALNLVPARLSGLIIASAALFAPGARPLAALATMGRDAGSHRSVNAGWPEAAMAGALGLALAGPRRYPELVVNDPWIGGGRARATHQDIRRALNLYVIACLIDAGLVAALLTAALYLD
- the cbiE gene encoding precorrin-6y C5,15-methyltransferase (decarboxylating) subunit CbiE, with amino-acid sequence MTPWLSVVGIGEDGLDGLSPSARALVGSAEVLVGGERHLALVPGIGIERLTWQRPLSGTVEAIKARAGKRVTVLASGDPLCYGIGVTLARHFDAADMVMIPAPGAVSLAAARLSWPIAEIDVVTLHGRPLSLLAAWLRPGARLIALSEDGGTPEAVARFLAEHGFGPSTITVLEHLGGPKERRLEASAADWRHGDIADLNTIAIDCRAAPGAAWLPRVPGLPDEAYAHDGQLTKREVRAATLALLAPRPRGLLWDVGAGAGSIAIEWLRAEPTAEAIAIERDRERASRIAQNASALGVPRLRVVEGTAPGALAGLAAPDAVFLGGGLAEEGLIEACWAALNPGGTLVANAVTVEGEAVLFRHHALRGGGLSRIAIARAEPVGGFSGWRPLMPVTQWVASKR
- the cobN gene encoding cobaltochelatase subunit CobN, which gives rise to MHLLATEPGQIDSGAAAVDLAQSPGEIVFLSAADSEIACLAAAARLLGPEQSLPSLRLANLMRLRHNLSVDLYVDKIVQHARLVVVRLLGGRGYWPYGVERIAAICRQRGIKLALLPGDDRADPDLAELSTLPLDAAERLWRYGIEGGLANAKAWLLYAASLIGGELPWREPIPLMRAGLYWPGLAAPDLAVLRGQWQDQAPVAALVFYRALVQAGNLAAIDALLDRLAAAGLNPLPIFVASLKDRQSATMLRHLIQQVPPAIVLNATGFAVSDPGGVHHPGPFAEADCPVLQVVLSGSSEAAWRTETRGLSPADIAMNVALPEVDGRILAGAVSFKAPPRRCDLTQAEIVEYAAVADRVRFVATLAAAWVRLKRTAPAERRIAVVLANYPNRDARIGNGVGLDTPQSTTVVLAALEDAGYRVQRRPADGRALIERLLAGPTNAAGSAQRPAAIMLPLKRYLAFLQGLTPELKRAVLDRWGAPEADPFFRKTGFALPILDLGNVVVGVQPARGYNIDPAGSYHDPALVPPHGYLAFYAWLRHSFDAHALVHLGKHGNLEWLPGKSVALSGSCWPEAALGALPHLYPFIVNDPGEGTQAKRRAQAVIIDHLTPPLTRAGSYGALAELEGLIDEYYEAASLDPRRLQPLSRQIRDLSQQSGLAGDCGIAATMPEAEALQLLDRHLCELKELQIRDGLHVFGRAPEGGLLSNLLVALARAPRGSGAGDASLIRALAEDLALGFDPLAADLSLAWTGPHPACLDDGGPWRIAGDTVERLEHLAHELVVGRSTPAADWQRTRAVLATVETVLRPAVMRSGAAELEGLLRGLDGGFVPPGPSGAPTRGRPEVLPTGRNFYSVDTRAVPTPAAWLLGWKSASLLLERHAQEHGSYPKRVALSAWGTANMRTGGDDIAQALALIGARPTWDQASRRVTGFEILPVGVLGRPRVDVTLRVSGLFRDAFPGLIDLVDSAVRAVAALTEPESDNPLARQVAEDEVRLAEGGLTREEARRRASWRVFGSMPGAYGAGLQALIDEGGWQTQGDLAESYLAWGGWAYGAGAGGIAARDRFEARLAQVDAVLHNQDNREHDLLDSDDYYQFEGGLAAAVTHLAGRRPAIYHNDHARPETPQIRTLEEEIARIVRGRAVNPKWIEGVMRHGYKGAAEIAATVDYLFAFAATTGAVRPHHFDLVYEAYLADDKVRSFLALANPDALADIASRLAEAEARGLWRPRGNRVHVELGELTRGPRDRAGEVAA
- a CDS encoding lipid-binding SYLF domain-containing protein; this encodes MIRLVTLLVALVLGASPARAINDAELLVDKAKGAVEAVLSEPNYSSVRERVQNAWGVLIIPQLVKAGFFLGGEGGMGVLLAQNPRGTWSSPAFYTVAAGSIGLQFGVQSQEMLFVVVTEKGMNSLLSTQVKLGGDVSIAVGPMGAGLAASTVGSPGADILAYAKSVGLFGGASLEGAVIKPSESYNEMYYGQKVSPREILIDRRVHNPQADSLKTALGPK
- a CDS encoding cobyric acid synthase, which codes for MIQGTGSDIGKSLLVAGLARAYTRMGLSVRPFKPQNMSNNAAVTAEGGEIGRAQALQARACGVKPVADMNPVLLKPESERGAQVVVQGRVAGRASALDYHQLKPSLMPRVLESFGRLAAEADLVLVEGAGSPAEVNLREADIANMGFAEAADLPVLLVADIDRGGAIASLVGTHALLSASERYRLKGYLINKFRGDPALFEPALAIIAERIGLSCLGIVPWFAEAGLLPAEDAMALERPLAPAVARPIKVAVPRLARIANFDDLDPLRGETDVSVEIVPPGKPLPEDATLVLLPGSKATLADLRQLRAEGWDIDILAHHRRGGRILGLCAGYQMLGRSVSDPDGIEGSAGTVAGLGLLDVETVLTSEKTLVETRGRHLATGTWVAGYEMHLGRTEGPGRQRPALMLGDRPEGACSDDGLIEGCYLHGIFAADAFRQAFLARLRNGRLQGEAYEARIESILDHLADHLAASIDLARVLEIARAR
- a CDS encoding precorrin-8X methylmutase, which codes for MRTRPPSLSLPLKGGGDKNEHEHPSPSPLEGEGRGGGCRRADYLRDPDEIMRRSFAILRQETDVSKLAPDLAEVALRLVHASGMPDIVADLRASPDAARRGREALAAGRPILCDAEMTAAGVTRRHLPAGNRVVVSLGDLHVPELAQRHRTTRSAAAVELWRPYLAGSVVAIGNAPTALFHLLEMLADGAPPPALILGFPVGFVGAAESKAALAENTSGLGFITLLGRRGGSAMAAAAVNALALGAKAAS
- a CDS encoding sirohydrochlorin chelatase encodes the protein MDETAVFVCGHGSRDPDAIREFELVAKGIRQRLPHYDVETGYLEFARPIIHEGLKKLVDRGAKHILALPGMLFAAAHVKNDLPWELNSFVAANPGIRIAFGRELAIEPKLLRASAERIAASIAGAKGAVSLQDSLLVVVGRGTNDPDANSNVAKVTRMLWEGMGFGWAETAYSGVAHPRVDEALERAVRLGFRRIIVFPYFLFTGILVKRIYSQTDAVAERHPEIEFVKAGYLKDHALVLDSFADRVEEILAGDNRMNCQLCKYREQLVGYEAELGARQEGHHHHVRGLGTDAEPGHALHRHGNGHGHHHGDGYDHHHHHHHGPNDKAR